The genomic region CGGTGCCCTGCCCCTTGGAATTGATACAAAGCGGGTCACTTGAACACCAACTTGCCGCTTCCAACATTTGCCTGATCGTATTGTCAAGTCTGTCCGTCATTCCTTCCCTTACCAACCCGCCGAGACTGCCTTCCGAATCGTTTGCGGACGTATATATTAATATCCCCGCCATTTCTTTGAATTTTTCACTGTCGGTAAAACTGCAATATATTCTTTCTTTTATCGAAGCACTGGCATAACCGCATTGCAACGTAAGCTGCCTTATCAACAAATGGGCCAAGGTATGCAGCAGTATATAACGCGGGGTAATGCTCCGCCGCTTACCCATGCCCAATACTTTCCTTTCGGTGATGTGCTTATATCGGTCAATTATCTCCTCTTCGTTTTCCCATCGGGTAAGCCTTTCTTCATTCAACTTAATAAAAATTCCTTCCCCTTTAAGTTCAACACCGGGCAGCCAGTTTTTGAAATCCCTGCTTAACTTTACAAATGTGTCTTTGTCTTCCATGTCATAATCCGATCTGATACGTGTAAAACCTTGCAGGGCCATTACCTCTCTGAGTCGCAGGGCCAAAACCACTTTATCGACATACCCGGCCGCTATCGGCGGCACTTCAACGGTTTTTGTTTTAAATTCACCTTCCTCATCGGTTGAGCCGGCAAGGAAAGCTCCGTATTCATCCTCCAAAATATCCTGCCAAGTTTTCGGATCGCAATTATCATCGTTTTCTTGTTTCCGCAACGCATGCTCCCAAATCTCATCTGCGGTGCAACCCAGTTTTTCCGGCCACTTCCATCCCGATACCAGTGTTGTAAAAATCTCCTTGTTATCAAGGAACGGTTTCAGATTTCTCCAGTTTTCGTTAATTTTTATCATAATGTTTTTGCTCCAAGGCGGGATGGACAAAGCACTTACCGTTACGCCGAAATGCAGGTTGGTTGCACCCCGTTGCATGGTGCGCATGGTTTGATCACACTCGCCGGGGTCGATGTCTTTCAGCCATGGTCTTCTGCGCGTACATTTAAAACCTTTCAATGCTTCGACACCGAAACTACCCATCATTGTTCGCTCGCTGCCGCAACTTTTGCAAATTATCTTGATACCGTCCAGGCCGGATTTTTGATCACTCATTTCGATGCTAAGTTCAGGTTGGTTTTTCTTTTTGCACCTTCCGCCGTAATGCACCCACCATTCATAGGGAAAGTCATCCAAATGCCCGTTTTCACAGGCAACCACAAAACGTGACGGCACCAACGGGACCTTACACTTTTCACAACGGGGGTATCCCGTGAAACCGAATTTTTTGGCCGAGGCCAGTCTTTTGCACTTGGAGCATAACATCCATGTAGGAAAAAGGAATGCAGGGACACCCATATCTGTGGGATTACCGTACTCGTCCTTTGCCCCCGGAGGGGTAACGAAATAATCCACCTGCAATAATTTTTGCAAACTGTTTTCATTAATTCTGTATTTCTCGTAATCCTTCCAATAATCGGTACCTGCAATGATGACGGATTCTTTCGGAAGATCGACAATTGCACCGACACCGAACGTGGTAATCAATTGACTTCTCCGTAAAACCCCTGCTTTTTCTGTTTTTTTCTTTTTACCGCCCAACAGCATCCGTCATCCCTCCAAAAGTATCTCTGTTTCAACATCCACATTGCGCATTGAGTTCAATGTGGGCAGAGACTCGCTTTCCTCCCCGAAATTATCGGTCAACAGCGGTGTCGCACCGTTTCGGTAATACCGTTGATAAGGCAGCACACCGCCGTCCGCCAGATATTGCCAATGCTCCAGGATGCTCAACAGATGTTTTTCGGTGCCTTCATATTCGGACTCGTCAATCACTTTTACCTTCTCAAGTATTTTCGCAATCTGTTCGTGTACTTCCGCAGTGTAATCCGATATGTTTGCGGCATCACTGTTGTTTGCCAATCCGTCCACAAGATGCCTGCACAAGCTTATCAGAACTGCATGCAGCGCCCTGTCCCTGGCCCGCTCGGCAAACGGTGTCAGGCTGGTTGCCTCAACATACTTGTACAAAGAGGAATGATAGGCCAAAAATTGCTCGTAATGTGATCGGTCCCTGCTCCTGGTCACATCATACATGCAAAGAACCAACCCCGGTGTTTTCCGCCCGACGCGGCTGGTGGCCTGGATGTACTCCGAGTTGGACTTCGGTTGCCCCTGAAGAACCATCAATCCCAGTCGGCCGATATCTATCCCTACCGAAAGCATGTTGGAAGCCAAAACAATATCAAAGGCATTCGGGTCGGGATAACTTACCTCCAACTTTTTTAACGTTTCGCCGATTTCGGAATTTTTCTTGCGGCTGGTTAGTTCACCCGGTATTTGCAGGTCAGGCACTTTCATGTCGGCCGGGAGAAAACTTTTGAACTTGTTCCCGAACAGGTATCTGTATCTGTGCTTAACGTCGTCAATAACGTTAACGACGGCACTGCCCAATTGTTTAAGACTGTTAAAATAACCTGTCAATGTCCAAAAAGAATCAACAACTTCTTTGTCGTAGCCCTTGGCACTCAAATAACGGACGGCAAAAAGCATTGCCGCATAAACTCTGATCATGCGCGTATGGCCGCTGGTGCCAGGCGTAAATATTCCTCTGTACTTTCGGGATGGTTTTTTGTCCGAAGATGATTCCACCGCAAAATATGAATTTCTGATGTCGGTACCCTGCGGCGGAAATTGATGTAATTTTCTGCCGTATAGGTTAAGCACTTGGTTGCCCGCATTTCTGATGGTTGCGGTTGAAGCAATGATTTTGGGCTTGATATTGTTTCGCCGGCAAAATTCGTCTATCGCTATCTCATAAAGTCCGGCAATCGTCCCGAGCGGCCCGGAAATCAAATGCAGTTCGTCCTGTATAATCAGCTCCGGCGGCAATAATTCGGTTTTCAGACCGAATAAATTGCCCACTTTTGGTTCCCATGTCATGCGGGCAAATTTATCAATCGTTGCAACCACCAAAGCAGGTTTGTGGTTATACAAGTCTTCGTCAACGAGATAAACCGGTAATCCGTGACGAAAGTCACAGTCCACGTCGGAACATCTGATCACCATTTTGCTGTCGGTTACCTCATAATTGACGGGGCGTATTTTGCTGCCGCACCAGGAACACGTAAGGATCTGACAGGGGTTTGAATCTTCTTCGGTAAGAGCATCAAAACCATGTTTCTTTATCGTTTCCAGTGATTTTTCCGCATCTTTCAATTTATTGGGGGTCAGCGGCCCGACAAACAATCCGGCGGCAATCTCCTCCGTCCCCAGTATTTCTTGGTTTTCTTTTCGTATCAGTTCGCATGCGCATATCAACGCCGTCGCTCTCTCAAACTGTTGCAGCGTCAGCAAGCGGAGAGTATATCTCATGATGACGGTTACCCCGCCGCCGAGGCGGTTTTCTTTAACCGCTTTCATTCTGCGTAAAAATATTGTGAAAGCGGTTAAACCCAGGTAGGCTTCGGTTTTACCGCCGCCGGTCGGGAACCACAACAAATCAACCAAGTCACGGTCGGTGTTTGCAGGATCGGCAACCGAACACAGTTCCTGTAAAATAAATGCCAACTGGAAGGGATACCAGCCGTACCGTTCTTTGCCGGTTACGCCGTGTTGTTTGATTCTCATCCTTAACATAGCTTGATTGACTAATTGAAAAGCAATAAAAACAAGCCTGTCGTCAGACAACAGTTTAATACCGGCTCTCATCCGGCGCAAAGTTTTCCGGCAATTTTTTACATTTTCTGCGGCTACTCCTTTATATTCGTCGGGCAGCTTTTTGATCCCGTTTTCGATGTCCGCAATCCAACTTTCGTATTGATTTGCGGTTTCTGCCAATGCGTCGGTGATTTTTTCGACCGTTTGGTTGCCCAAAAATTCAAAACTCAATGTCTCCCGCGAAACGATCATGGCCGGCTCCATTTGCATCAACTCATACTCACTGATAAATTCCGACCACACACAGGATGCATAATCTCCGGCCTGTTTCCAACCAACACTGCAACCGTGCCCCACGGCAAAATTTTTGTTATGCCTGTACAACATCTCGAGGTTTAACATTTCCGGGTCGCGGTTTATCTTTACCCGCATCTTTTTCTCAGTGAATACTTTTTCTTCACCGTTTACACCTTTTACAATTATTTTGGGTTGAAAAAAAGTCATGGCTTCATCGGAAATCAAATCTTTGCTTTTATTACTGTTTAACAACGACACGGTAACAGTTTTTGTTCCGTCCGGAAACTCTGTTTGCAGGTAAACGCAAAGTTCCAAGCCATCATGCAATTTTTCGCACCGGTATTTCTCGCAGGTTGATATTTCGGTTGCAACCTTTTTGTATTGTCGGTGCCATTCGTATTCCGTCCATTTCCTTAGAGACGTTTTTTCCTTCTCAACAGGAACGTACCAGGCAAATTCCGTCTCCACAAGCAGTTTTTCAATACCGGCAGCAACAGTAAAAGAAATCGCCATAGAAGAAGGATAGTATTCGTAACATAAATTAAGAGGTTGGTCCGCTTCTTCGGTGTCGCCTTCCAGTTGGTTTTTTTCCAGTTCCGTTTGCAAAATTTGCTTACCTTGGGGAAAAAGTCTTCCGGTTATATAATAATCGCTCGGTCTGGTATCAATGATTTCATCTTCCGTTACCGGGCCCAACAAGTCTTTAATCAAAAAATCTTCCAAAACCGCTCTGGCTTCGTAGTATTTTTGATAATCCAATTTCAACCCTCCGTTAATCCGTATTCCAACGCAACAATCCCATCCCCGAAACACTGACGGCGTACCATACACCCGTGTCGATCCACGGTTCGCCGACACCTTCGCGTACCGTCTCCGGTTTTTTTACAACGGAATATATTTTGTCAACGTATATATCGTCAAAACTGCGGGGCATATATTCTGTATTTTGGCCGTAAACGGCTTTTACCACATTTTTAACGTCATAATAAAAGAACGATGACATTTTCCCGATAATATTGCCGTCATGCAAAATTATATATGCGCCGTCATTCATCTTAACTTCCAGTCGGTCACCGGGTTTGATTTTTTCTCTTATATATCGCTGGTTTTCCGCAGGGTCAGCAAGAAAAGAACCGTCAACAAAAGCAAATTCGTCAACGTCATTTTCCATACCCACCTCGACGGCCACAAGTTTGGTATTTCCGTTGCGTCTTTTGAAAGTCTCCGCCCAACGTTTGCTGTTACTGTAACTTGAATAGAGTCTGTTTTTATTGCTGTGTTCTATGGTGTACAATTTTTTCTTCGCCCGGGTGACGGCAACATAATAAACTTTAGCTTCTTCAAATATATCTTTCGTTATGTTTCCGTCGGGTTTAAGCACCAAAACATTGTCATATTCCCGGCCTTTGGATCTGTGTACGGTACTTACGCAAACCCTGCTTTTATAACCTTCATAAACATCATCCGGCAGACGTGCACCGGCAGCCAAAGCTTTTCTCAAGTCTTTTGATCTCAATGCACCGATATTGCCGGTAACCAATGATTGCAAACTTAAATAAATGTACTTTGTGCTCTCGGTCGGCCAATATCGATCGTTATCATTGATGCGCTCCAAAAGTTCTTCGGTGATCAAGGCGCTATCGTCGCTCAACAATTCCGCCACCCATACCGGCAGCAGCGACGAATTGTTTCTCCTTCGCACAGTGTGTTCAACGTCATGCATGCGCAAATATCCTGACAACTTAAGCACTTCACCGTTATTGCGGCAAAGAATGCCCGTTGTTTCCGTACCTTCGGCCGGTATGACAAATTCCCACTCTCTTCCGCATGACGGGAGATTTTTGACTGAATCCAAAAACCTCATGACGTTGTCCGGGTTGCCCGATTCCAAAAGTTTTCTGCAGCGGGAAGTATAATCGGACAAATCACCTGACTGACGCATATTGTCACGCAGTTGAACCACGGTCATACTGTCCGCATATTCTTCATTTAACCGTTTCAGCAAGCCTTTTGCATCCAAATCTCCGGGCTCCGCCTGATAATCATATATCCCCTGCAAAGGGTCGCCCAGTAAAGTAAAACCGCATGAAGATTTTCTGTTGCGTAACATCGTTTGCACCAGACGCGCCCTTACCCCCACCAAATCCTGAATTTCGTCAACTATAAAATGGCCCATGTTTTCGAGTATGGCGGGTTCGCTGTTTATTTCCTCCACAGCATCCTCAATGCGTTGATCATAATCTTTACCCGTTACATCCACACCGATGTGAAGAAGCACATGTGTGGCAAACGAATCAAAAGTTCTGATTTCGATCCGCAACAAATCGTCGGTATAATCACCGGTTTCAATATCCCTTTGCAAACGCTCTCTGATTTCTTTTACCGCCGCCCGGGTAAAGCAAAGAAGCAAAATGTTCTCTGCTTCCAAAGAATCGTCTTCTTCCACAAGGTACTTCAGCTTTTCAATCACACTGTAAGTTTTGCCGGTTCCCGGGCCGGCCAAAACCAACATCTCGGCTTCGGGAGAAGAGCGAATGATGCTGTCTTGTCCCTTATACTCCGGAATTGCTTCGGAATCCCCGGCATCTAAGCCAAAACCCGGCAAATGTCCGACATCGGGCTCGGGTTCAAAAGTCACCGTCGTGATACTGCCTGTCAAATCATCTGAAACCGGCCGTGCTTTCTTTTCAGTTCGGTCTGTCGGTATTTCAGATATCTGTTTATACGGTTCATCCCGCTTGGGTTTCACCGGTTCCGCAGGTGTCCAAGTATCCGCCCTTACGACAGGCAACTCATCATTGGCCGGGTTGAAGCCCGGTCTGCATATCTTAAAATTTTTACATTCGGTGTGATAGCACCTGCATTCAACATCGATCCTGTTTTCACGTCTCACCGGGCCGAAAAAAATATCTTTTTTGTCTTTTTGAAAATAACAAGGCATACCTTGTTCATATTCTTTTCGCTGTACATCGGTAAGTTTGTCAAGGTAAGGTTCCAAACTTACTTCGCCTTGTATAAAATTTAAGCCCGCAATCGTTCTTAACATTAAGCGAATGTTGTCTCTGCCTCTCACTTGGGCCTGAAAGTCTTTGTCCCTGTAAAAATCCCCCTTTAATACGTATACATTACTGAGAGGCATTACATTGGATTTAATCACCTTTGCCACCTCCGAACCCTGTCGGCAATTGATAGTACAATTTCGGGCCGGGGTATTGCCATTCTTCGGTGTATCTCTCCGAACGTCTGTTGCTTTTGGCACTGACCCTGAATACCAGGTTTCTGTCTATTCTGGCCTTCAAATTTATTTGTTCTTTAAAAAATCCGAACGCGGGCACATGAAGGTAACCCAAAACATTGCAACCGTTACTGAATACAAAATTAGCCGTTCCGCTGTCCTCGACCATGGCAAAAGTAAATTCAATCGGTTCATAATCAACCGGCTCACCCTCCTTCATCAGAGGATAAAAACTGTCATCGGCCATGACCACACCTATCGTTTCGGCAAGCTTATAATTGCCGGGGTTTACGCTTAGTTTTGCGGCACCGGTTGCCACGCTCCAATCAGAGTCTTGAGGGAAAATTTTATCACATTTCCATTTTTCCTCGACACGGTCAATAAGCGGAGCCAGATTGACGCTGCCACCCACCATCAAAATGCAACCGAGTTCGTCCATACTGACACCTGCCTTTTTCAACGTGTCTTCAAAACATTTTATTGC from Desulfotomaculum nigrificans DSM 574 harbors:
- a CDS encoding UvrD-helicase domain-containing protein: MIKSNVMPLSNVYVLKGDFYRDKDFQAQVRGRDNIRLMLRTIAGLNFIQGEVSLEPYLDKLTDVQRKEYEQGMPCYFQKDKKDIFFGPVRRENRIDVECRCYHTECKNFKICRPGFNPANDELPVVRADTWTPAEPVKPKRDEPYKQISEIPTDRTEKKARPVSDDLTGSITTVTFEPEPDVGHLPGFGLDAGDSEAIPEYKGQDSIIRSSPEAEMLVLAGPGTGKTYSVIEKLKYLVEEDDSLEAENILLLCFTRAAVKEIRERLQRDIETGDYTDDLLRIEIRTFDSFATHVLLHIGVDVTGKDYDQRIEDAVEEINSEPAILENMGHFIVDEIQDLVGVRARLVQTMLRNRKSSCGFTLLGDPLQGIYDYQAEPGDLDAKGLLKRLNEEYADSMTVVQLRDNMRQSGDLSDYTSRCRKLLESGNPDNVMRFLDSVKNLPSCGREWEFVIPAEGTETTGILCRNNGEVLKLSGYLRMHDVEHTVRRRNNSSLLPVWVAELLSDDSALITEELLERINDNDRYWPTESTKYIYLSLQSLVTGNIGALRSKDLRKALAAGARLPDDVYEGYKSRVCVSTVHRSKGREYDNVLVLKPDGNITKDIFEEAKVYYVAVTRAKKKLYTIEHSNKNRLYSSYSNSKRWAETFKRRNGNTKLVAVEVGMENDVDEFAFVDGSFLADPAENQRYIREKIKPGDRLEVKMNDGAYIILHDGNIIGKMSSFFYYDVKNVVKAVYGQNTEYMPRSFDDIYVDKIYSVVKKPETVREGVGEPWIDTGVWYAVSVSGMGLLRWNTD
- the drmB gene encoding DUF1998 domain-containing protein, translated to MLLGGKKKKTEKAGVLRRSQLITTFGVGAIVDLPKESVIIAGTDYWKDYEKYRINENSLQKLLQVDYFVTPPGAKDEYGNPTDMGVPAFLFPTWMLCSKCKRLASAKKFGFTGYPRCEKCKVPLVPSRFVVACENGHLDDFPYEWWVHYGGRCKKKNQPELSIEMSDQKSGLDGIKIICKSCGSERTMMGSFGVEALKGFKCTRRRPWLKDIDPGECDQTMRTMQRGATNLHFGVTVSALSIPPWSKNIMIKINENWRNLKPFLDNKEIFTTLVSGWKWPEKLGCTADEIWEHALRKQENDDNCDPKTWQDILEDEYGAFLAGSTDEEGEFKTKTVEVPPIAAGYVDKVVLALRLREVMALQGFTRIRSDYDMEDKDTFVKLSRDFKNWLPGVELKGEGIFIKLNEERLTRWENEEEIIDRYKHITERKVLGMGKRRSITPRYILLHTLAHLLIRQLTLQCGYASASIKERIYCSFTDSEKFKEMAGILIYTSANDSEGSLGGLVREGMTDRLDNTIRQMLEAASWCSSDPLCINSKGQGTDATNLAACHSCALLPETSCEIRNCYLDRAAVIGTFDNTVLGYFGPLLTAGESERR
- a CDS encoding helicase-related protein — protein: MDYQKYYEARAVLEDFLIKDLLGPVTEDEIIDTRPSDYYITGRLFPQGKQILQTELEKNQLEGDTEEADQPLNLCYEYYPSSMAISFTVAAGIEKLLVETEFAWYVPVEKEKTSLRKWTEYEWHRQYKKVATEISTCEKYRCEKLHDGLELCVYLQTEFPDGTKTVTVSLLNSNKSKDLISDEAMTFFQPKIIVKGVNGEEKVFTEKKMRVKINRDPEMLNLEMLYRHNKNFAVGHGCSVGWKQAGDYASCVWSEFISEYELMQMEPAMIVSRETLSFEFLGNQTVEKITDALAETANQYESWIADIENGIKKLPDEYKGVAAENVKNCRKTLRRMRAGIKLLSDDRLVFIAFQLVNQAMLRMRIKQHGVTGKERYGWYPFQLAFILQELCSVADPANTDRDLVDLLWFPTGGGKTEAYLGLTAFTIFLRRMKAVKENRLGGGVTVIMRYTLRLLTLQQFERATALICACELIRKENQEILGTEEIAAGLFVGPLTPNKLKDAEKSLETIKKHGFDALTEEDSNPCQILTCSWCGSKIRPVNYEVTDSKMVIRCSDVDCDFRHGLPVYLVDEDLYNHKPALVVATIDKFARMTWEPKVGNLFGLKTELLPPELIIQDELHLISGPLGTIAGLYEIAIDEFCRRNNIKPKIIASTATIRNAGNQVLNLYGRKLHQFPPQGTDIRNSYFAVESSSDKKPSRKYRGIFTPGTSGHTRMIRVYAAMLFAVRYLSAKGYDKEVVDSFWTLTGYFNSLKQLGSAVVNVIDDVKHRYRYLFGNKFKSFLPADMKVPDLQIPGELTSRKKNSEIGETLKKLEVSYPDPNAFDIVLASNMLSVGIDIGRLGLMVLQGQPKSNSEYIQATSRVGRKTPGLVLCMYDVTRSRDRSHYEQFLAYHSSLYKYVEATSLTPFAERARDRALHAVLISLCRHLVDGLANNSDAANISDYTAEVHEQIAKILEKVKVIDESEYEGTEKHLLSILEHWQYLADGGVLPYQRYYRNGATPLLTDNFGEESESLPTLNSMRNVDVETEILLEG